A stretch of DNA from Carassius auratus strain Wakin chromosome 44, ASM336829v1, whole genome shotgun sequence:
cggcgggtgactctccatatttgacactttctctggtttgcagatggtttagggatgtgctccgaagtttttcggaaagcggcacagtttgcctggctagacagtaagatttccccgtttaatgctcattctccagTTTAATTGTGTAGTACGAGGCTGTTAAACTTCTTTTATTATCTTtcctgtattttgtctttacactataagttgtggccaactggaagaattgtcctcctgtttcctgaccggaacgagttcagacggatgtactgcatcagggaatgcttgcagtgcagagTCCTTTTCAAGTGtaacccaccagggtacagggaagaggcatgaaacacatttgtgtgttaaattcattgaagggaaatagagaatggactgagatcaactggttttgatgtattaattgatgtcatttaaagttcaactttgcagtgtataatgttttaataaaaaagctatggcaaacacgtgcatgacaacaggtttcagtcatttacatcagtcctccattctttaaggtttctcatatttgatgataacatcatttgctatgcattgctcataatgaatttttaatttagttgtgaCAATTCGgtgtaatatttatttcaattaccaatgattttataaagtgtttaaaggggtgattaaatgtattatgtttttatatagaaGAGGGTAactaaataaattcagaattaatGAGGGTTTCAGTAGTgcatttcagaaaacaaataacaaagtgacgagtgtttttgggcaagttctttagaacctgtatagttccttccttgcaaaaagtaaccatggatttattgtagtaaaaaatgtattgtaattagtattggcatattaattaccatgtgctgtaattataaaaacaccatagtttagactggtgacaatttgttacacacacacatacatacacacacatatatatatttatatatatataatttgaatatataaatcaaggtactcctactactccatgactatctacgtaaccatacttcgcataatattgccgtgtcatattaggcttgttcgacttcatgcagttttgcgcaaaccgatcgtcggctgacttgaagcagtgcatgccggttagaaattttgtccgacttgatacagcgctgactccacgtgactgtgacgtgtgccgtcaaagtaccacgagagcgattcgagagtagccggagaactcagccagcgcagcttctgaagagcggctgcacaggttctgatgacgacacaactgatccacgattggctggattcactgatgacaccgatgacgtgcgtttcaagtttattgcgagtcggcttcagtttcagaaattctcatatggacttttaaaacagttcaatacgtttttatgtcgtcttcatcttataaatcatatttattaaatattgttttactgtatttactttattgttaatataaagtttgtgtatgtttattttgcatgactttcttttttatacagaccttttacagtattcagcagcataacctattcaaatgagcatttttaagatctaaaaagcatacaatctaatgtggtcataaatgtatgctcctatacaaatgatacataatacattatgttcctccatttgtttggtttcttcatattctctagtttatttagctgtgtttatacttcacctgcatgtggttagcaaactgctaacaacttgctgtaacttcaacttaacaacttgacaacattctgttcactttcaaatagttggtctaaatcacaatataaatccaacagaattgtgcttttctgtatatgaaaatcagtggtgttatgtttaaaatgttaaaaagctcagcaggagggcactgtaaatcttgttgctgaaaccttcttaaaaaacacatacccaccagggaatttttttataggttacttttatcattttgtataagcagaaacacccatgtcatactgataaagtatatatccaatatggtatcttgttttggaaggcacccttccaaaacaccactttttttttttttttttcaaaacaccacttatacacacatttaaacgcgatcaagtaagcaatcgccacgtgatctgccatgactgacgtaattgcagcaaactacgggagccacgtgtccggcttcatatctccgcttgcagctcctccccacctgcacgcggctactctcgccgatcggttgcatccagccgcagccgatgtcgaacacaccttttcaaaccagcgagtaaagcgtctacactacagccattgagggagtagaccatttatttctattctgttcctcgtaatccaaaactctttgtatttatacgggatgttgtggaaacgcaacaataaatgcaaaaacacaacatttatattcgctttttaatttatattaaaagtttattcatctgagtgtctacttccgcattccaatcctgctcacagcgtcataattctctccaataagctgtaaaatcgtcactcatctctacaccaataagctcatcttaattATAAACCAATAACCGCTTAAGTGGGCgtggcgacacgtgtcgctccgccccaacgtgtcgccccgccccatcgtccagactgcactctgggctaCTTGGATAAACTAGCCTACATGACGTGATTCAACAGACGTGATACTGGGCTGTGTGTGCGATTAGATATCAAGGCAGATGTGATAGGTAAATAGATATATTTACGTGCTAGCACAAGTAGTAGTGCTGTAAACTCACATGCTAAAAAACAATAAGTCATGTATCGTTGGTTAGCTAATATCAAACACTTGCTACTTACATTTCTGGGTTCTGGTGTCTGACTGTCCAAGCTCCGCGCTGATTTAAAAGCAGCAAAGTACAGTTAACAAAGATTCCGCCTTTGAACACGTTAATGGCTCATCGTAGAGTAGGATTTTTGGGTGGAACCTGGGGGTGACCAATATAATCTCCGCCCCTGAATAATTATCGTACGTAAGCACAGCTTCCCGTAACTAACCCGAGCAGCTAGCTCTTCATGTTCACCATAGACACTCCACTTTCAGAAAATGGTGACAAACCAGAGAGGCGTGGCCTAACATCTCAGCGACGCATCCGTATCTTTTTGCAGCACGCGAATGAGTGTATTGAAGCCGCTCTGTACTTGGCTTTCTGCATCAGTCTCGTCTGTGGTATAGATGTGATTTCAGTGTTTGGATGACTGAAACTATGATACATCAAGAACTTTTATCATGTAAGTTTACTTTTTACCTGTTTGTATTTAGAGCCAACTTTTGTGTGTTGTGTTATACCagtattttagtttgtttgtgtaAACCTAGTGAAGGATTTTGTGTCTCTGCTGTATGAACATTATTGTGGATACGATGATGATTATGATTAAAATTTTACAGTGggattattaatataaatgttcaGTTGTTCTACCATGATTACTCAGAtcggtgaaaaataaataacttctaGAAGCTCTTGCTTGTGTTTTGGGACTTTGGGTTTGACTGAATCTGGACCATTCTCAATCTGAGGATTACTCTTCAGTaatgtagaaaatgtattatttaaaaaataaaaaaataaaaaaaagtgtttttttacgAGAAAGATGAATGTTGACACCGGGGCTTCACTCGACGAGACAAATACACCAGAATCACCTCTGATCTATAAATGTTCTCTATTATATATCAGTgaacacaatttttatttaaacctACCTTGACATTACCCGAGGGTTTAACAAGTCAAATGGTCAGGAAGAGCATGAAGACCATCGGTCATTATTTCTCACACCTGGGCTGCTTGACTTGATCTTAGAAAGTCTTCATCTTTAACCTCAAAATCTAATCCACAATGCACATAATCTTAGTTTTTCATGTGATTCAGCATAGTTTAAACCGATTCTTAAATTTGTAACCCCAGGTCCCATTCCATCATCTCTTGTGTTTCTGATCAGGGTgaatctgctgctgctgctgggttTGATCACTTACAGCGGTCagtatcatttataataatacatacatttatgattTCACTGTCAGCTAGAGTTATTCTAGTCAACTGTTTCTCTGTTGTGTCTCTCAGTCCAGAGATTTGGTCAAATTGAGTTGACTAAACTAactagaatatttatattttatggcgACCTTCATGACAGAGAACAGTGTATACTTTGTATTGAACTTtgtattgtattaaattaatattctaCTGTCTTTATTTGCAGAAACCTCCGCTATATCTGTGTCAGGAGAAAAGAGAGGAAACATCACACTCAGATGTGAACATGAGGACAGTAATATTgatcagatttatttattcactcgGTCAAGACTCATAGATGTGTGTGAGACTGAAGAATGTAGTGGACGAGTGTTTAAAGAAGGAAACTGTGACGTCGTCATCAAGAATCTGATCTTCAGTGACGCTGGGAAATACACTTTGAGAATCTATTACAATAATGATCAGACAGAGCTGAAGTACCAACTTCATATTCATGGTGAATTCTGGTTTTCTGATTTCATCTAAATAATGAATGATAACACTTGGTCCTCCGATCCTAAATATGAGCTTCTGGTCTTGATATGACTCCATCATAATAATGATTGTCTGTGTTTGTCCTCAGACGAGGTCTCTGTGAACATGGGTGAGCAGCTGAAGTTAGATGTTCTGTTGTCAGAAGCTGATGAAGTGCAGCATCAGAGCAGAAGAAGCACAGACTGGATGAAGGTCTGGAGCAGAAGTGATGGAGTTCAGAGCCAAAGAATCAGCATCAGAGATAGAAACCTGATCATTAATCACTTTACAGCCAGAGACGCAGGAACATACAGAGTTCTGGACACTGAAGGAGAAATCTTGATCACAGTCTCAATCACAGGTGAGAGAAGCTCAGTGATGTGTAGAAATATTATCTTTAAACAGCAAATTCAGACTAAACTGTGAGACTAATCTTTCAATATTCTGTACAGAATCAAAGGAAACACTGGAGCACACTGATGACACTAAATCTGACGGTGAGTGAAACAGGAGACATCGAGAGCTTCACAAATCTGTTAAAGAGTGAATGTCAAACTAAAAGAAGTGCTCTGTCTCTACTTCTCTCTTCAGCTGTCGTCTCTTGGATTGCACTGACTGTGGTTGTGCTTCTGCTGGCTCTGATTCTGACTGCTGTCACGTTACACAAGCGTCTGCTCAGAGGTTATACCTGCGCTGTCTCTCCAGAAGCACTGAGGGCCCATAATGATGTCTGCTGAGGGCCCCACAGACTCTGATTAAACCGGAGAGGTGTGCAGGACATTAGTGACCTCACTGCTGGACACTGAACTCACCAACACTTCAACAGAAACAGCACACACTTCACAACTGCAGAAACGGTTAGAAACAATATGTGTTCAAGAACTGGCTCCAAATATCAGACGTGTGTGAAACTCTCAGACTGGATGAAATCAAAGTCTGAAACTAAAGAAATCATGTGTTCATCACACAGCTCAGGATTTTCTGGTGGATCTGTCAGATCTGAGCAAAGTCTAGCAGCtcacactgttttcagtgtttaTGAACATTTGAGCTGGAGCCTGTCTCTGTTTGTTAACTGTATCTGCATTCAGCATTAGACAGTGTGCATGTAAATATGTGTATTTGTACAGTTTTCtattgtttatatgttttaataatgtttatgttGCGTTTGTTTGTTTAATAGTGCAATCACAATAATCTTTGTAAATCTTCTTTGAAACAGTATTTATTGTggaggaaaatatatattaaagcacttttttgtgaaacattttgttgttgttttattggaTTGTATTTTTGTATGAATTTTGGCCAGGACTCCTTGATAGAAAATATTGATATCTCATTGGGATAATTcctgacaaaataaaacaattaataataataatactaattaaagCTGATAGAGCACACATCTTCAGCTCAATCTGCTTTGACAGAATCAGAGGACAATAAACACCTCGAGACTCAACCATTTTCTCTCTGAAAGACTCTAAGTTTTTATCCTTTTGCATATAAATCTTGTGTGTTTGAAATTAAGCTCACATCTTCTCTCTTCATTCTTTACAATCTTTATACGTAAATACATGACTTCATTTTTTTATAGGGATGCCACAAATAGATGGTAAATCACACTGCTTAAGAGACATTAATTCAAACTAATTAATATTCAAATGAAGGCCTGAAGCTTTAGAGAAGATATGGATAATATTAATATCTTTGGGTATTtcccataacagcctactatagacacagccagttttactcagtaaaatatttatttgtcataaaagtattacttcagaattgtattagagtcttacacacatgctatacagataacaGAGTCGTGCATTATATTGATTGATGGCTGCTAttgagtggcttgatggagcgcaggagatgcagataacatgatattgacccttaagaaactttcactaatgctgtcacgtaacaaatctgtccaaatattaaataaaatgaatagataatttctacattgaaataaaaatgtaaagactgcacaactattataaattgcgaatctaaataattgggaatcatgaaaaaaaatataataaaataaaaacatgtatctattatctgtttcatgtatctattataacatttatgtagcttggctgtttccttataaaagtccagaaatttgtcaagtttttcgtcaggtgtcgttttaaattatatgacgtcattacattgccgtcttgccaccagccaatcgctgcactgctgatcatggtttcgagtatggATACATATCctcttttaagccaacacatgaacgcgcaattatctcacataactcaatccagcgatactaatcatacacaacaggtgtgttcgaagaaacccaattagccggatcatgattagcacgatgatatcatcttggatgtgtcatttgatctcggatgtaagcgacgtacgaagaacgggcacctggatgaataaatatataacccCAAAGtctccagtagatggcagcaagtCTGCACCTTATTATGATTGTAGTATAACCATAGACTATAAAAACAGGTTTAAACCTGTCCTGGATTAATAAAGtctccagtagatggcagcaagtTATAATATCTGCACAAAGGAGACATCGATCAGCTGCTTGATCTCATCTTTAGAGAAAACTGTTGATTTTACACTTGAACAATgtaagtattattattagaaattaagTTTACATCAGAAAACATTTATAGCCCACCCCAACActtatcaacaataataataatacattttgactaat
This window harbors:
- the LOC113062513 gene encoding uncharacterized protein LOC113062513 isoform X1 codes for the protein MTETMIHQELLSCPIPSSLVFLIRVNLLLLLGLITYSETSAISVSGEKRGNITLRCEHEDSNIDQIYLFTRSRLIDVCETEECSGRVFKEGNCDVVIKNLIFSDAGKYTLRIYYNNDQTELKYQLHIHDEVSVNMGEQLKLDVLLSEADEVQHQSRRSTDWMKVWSRSDGVQSQRISIRDRNLIINHFTARDAGTYRVLDTEGEILITVSITESKETLEHTDDTKSDAVVSWIALTVVVLLLALILTAVTLHKRLLRGYTCAVSPEALRAHNDVC
- the LOC113062513 gene encoding uncharacterized protein LOC113062513 isoform X2, producing MVNLLLLLGLITYSETSAISVSGEKRGNITLRCEHEDSNIDQIYLFTRSRLIDVCETEECSGRVFKEGNCDVVIKNLIFSDAGKYTLRIYYNNDQTELKYQLHIHDEVSVNMGEQLKLDVLLSEADEVQHQSRRSTDWMKVWSRSDGVQSQRISIRDRNLIINHFTARDAGTYRVLDTEGEILITVSITESKETLEHTDDTKSDAVVSWIALTVVVLLLALILTAVTLHKRLLRGYTCAVSPEALRAHNDVC